Sequence from the Sphingobacteriaceae bacterium GW460-11-11-14-LB5 genome:
GATTCAATTTCCGAAAAAACAAGTTCCTGCTTGTTTTGTAAGTGGGGATAAGCAATGCCCAGCAAGAAATTTGCAGTAGTATATTTCCCTGGTATGCCAACCCTCAGTTTGGAATTTGGTGTTTGCAGTTCAGTGTCTTTTTCTCCGTTAAAATGATTTTTGCTAATCAATAGCGGACCCACGCCGAATCCGAGGGCACTCCCGGCATCCAGTAAGGCATACTGGTTGGCAACATAGGCAAAGGCATGGAAACTTAACTTGGTGATGTCTAATTCGCCCCTAAGCGCCTTTTGATTTAAAGTTTCTACATCATCATAAGAAACCTCAAATTCTAATCCTTCCGTATCAATTTTATGGTGAATTAATGCGTCGAAAATGAATGTATCGTTAGGGCAGGGAGAAAATCCAAGTGTAAGTTTCATCTATTTATTTTTTTTCAGTTGTTAGATGGACCTTTGACAATTAAAATAATTATTTTAATGGTGTCGGGTTCATAGATCAAAATTAAGTACTGTGGTAAACTAATCAGTCATAATCAGTTCATTTCTCCAACAAAAGCAATGGCCCAGTCGTTTAAATTTTTAATGGCCAAACCAATTTTCCAATTGTCTTTATTTCGGGGTTCTACATAATTAGAGATACTTCTGATCTGTAAACAATCTACATTTAACTGTTTGCAGGCATAAAAAACAGCAGCACCTTCCATGCTTTCGGTCGTTGGATTTAACCTCTTAATTAGATTTTTAATGCTTTTTTCGCTTCCCGTTACACAGTTCACGGTGATGCCTTTTGCTATCGGCAGGCTAACACTTTGGTGTGTTTTTGAGGTATAGTGGTTCTCCCCAAAACCTAAATCGCTTATGGTTAAAAATTCGTCTCCATTTTCGGCGCCCAGTTCGGCAAAAGTATCCTCCGTAATATGTAATACCGTACCTAAGGCCAGGTTCCGGTCAAAGCTTCCGGCAATGCCGAAATTTACCACAAGGTCGTATTTAGATGAAAGATGTTTGCCAAGGGCAAAGGCTGTTGCTACCATTCCAACGCCTGTAATCAGCAAATCGAAATTTTTACTTTCTACAAAATCTCCATCCGGCAAGTTAAAATGCTGGTAAAAGAAGGCAAGTTCGGCTTTTGTAGCAGCAACAACTAAAGTTTTCATAAGGTAAAGTTAATGAAATGGCGCGAAGTCTGATGTGTAGGTACTATGGCCGATGTAATATGGATGATGGAATAAAAATTCGATGCAAATTGAAGTACTTGCATTTTGCTTTTGAAATGATGATTAATAACATCTTCCATTATCCCTCATACATTTTCCATACCTTAAACCTTTATCTGTATATTTGCATTTTATTTTATAGTAATGATTTACATAACGAGAAAAGCATCATTTAACGCGGCGCACAAATTAGCCCGTACCGATTGGGATGATGATAAAAACAACGAAGTTTATGGTAAATGTGCCAACCCCAACTGGCATGGCCATAACTATTGGTTATATGTTACAGTTAAAGGCGAAGTTAATCCGGAAACAGGTTTTCTTGTTGATTTAAAATGGCTGAAAGACGTAATGAATGATTATGTGGTAGATAAGGTTGATCATAAAAATTTAAATCTTGATGTAGATTTTATGAAAGGCAAGCTGGCTTCAACTGAAAATCTGGCCATAGAAATCTGGAAACAATTATGGGCACCGATTGCAGAGAGCGGCGCAGTTTTACATTGCGTAAAAATATACGAGACCGAAAATAATTTTGTTGAATACTTTGGTTAAAAACCCGAATTAATGAGCGATAAAGACGTATTGAAAGGCGAATCGAGAGACGGTTATGTAAAAATAGACCGTTACAACGAAGATAAAATTGAAGCTGTAGCTACACATTATAAAGATATTCTTGGCCAGTTGGGTGAAAATCCAGAACGCGAAGGTTTATTAAAAACACCCGAGCGCGTAGCTAAGGCGCTGCAATATTTAACACATGGTTACGATTTAAAACCTGATGAAATTCTGAAGGGCGCCATGTTTGAAGAAGATTATAGCCAAATGGTTGTGGTTAAGGATATTGAAGTATATTCGATGTGCGAACACCATATGTTGCCATTCTTTGGTAAAGCACATATTGCCTATATTCCGAACGGACACATTGTGGGTTTAAGTAAAATTCCACGTGTAGTTGATGCTTTTGCCCGCCGTTTACAGGTACAGGAGCGCTTAACGAACGAAATCAGAGATTGTATTCAGAATACCCTTAACCCCATGGGCGTTGCGGTGGTGATGGAATGCAGGCATTTATGCATGTCAATGCGTGGCGTGCAAAAACAGAATTCGGTAACCACAACCTCGGCCTTTACAGGGACTTTTTTAAGTAACGATAAAACAAGAGCAGAGTTTTTAAGGTTAATTACCGCAAGTTTAGATTAACCCCCATCCCCCTTGAGGGGGTATGGATTTAACAATAATAATTTAACTAAATATTTAATTTCCCCTTTAGGGGATTAAGGGGTATGAAAGCATATATTTTTCCCGGACAGGGAGCACAGTTTGTAGGCATGGGCAAAGATCTTTACGAGAACCCAAAAGCTGCAGCATTATTTGAACAAGCCAACGAGATTATTGGTTTCCGTATTAGCGATATTATGTTCAGCGGAACAGATGAAGAGCTTAAACAAACCAATGTAACCCAACCGGCAATTTTTTTGCATTCGGTTATTTTAGCTAAAGTGTTGGGCGATGATTTTAAACCAGATATGGTTGCAGGCCATTCTTTAGGCGAATTTTCGGCTTTAGTGGCTGCAAATGCATTAAGCTTTGAAGATGGATTAAAACTGGTTATTGCGCGTGCAAATGCCATGCAAAAGGCTTGTGAAGCACAACCATCAACCATGGCTGCCATTTTAGGTTTAGCTGATGATGTAGTGGAGAAAATCTGTGCCGAAATTGATGCGGTTGTTGTTCCTGCAAATTATAACTGCCCTGGGCAATTGGTCATTTCGGGCAGCATCGAAGGCATTGACCTGGCTTGCGCTAAATTAACAGAAGCAGGCGCTAAAAGAGCTTTAAAATTAAATGTGGGTGGTGCATTCCACTCTCCTTTAATGGAGCCTGCAAAAATTGAATTACAGGCAGCTATAGAAGCTACTGCTATTTCTGCTCCAATTTGCCCGGTTTATCAAAACGTTGATGCAAAGCCGTATACAGACCCAACTGAAATTAAAGGCAATTTAATTAAACAATTAACCGGTGCTGTACGTTGGACACAAACAGTAGGGAACATGCTTGCCGATGGTGCAACTGAATTTGTAGAAGTTGGCCCAGGTAATGTGTTACAAGGATTGGTTAAAAAGGTAAGCCGCGAAGTACAAACAAGTAGTGCTGCTATAGCTTAATTTTATTCAAAATAGAATATTAGTGCCAACGCCATAAACTCAGCTGTTTATGGCGTTGTTTTTTATCAATATTTAATATCTTTATCCGTAGATGAAAATGAGCTTTGGTGTAAAAATAAGATTTCTATTGCTTGTTTTAGGCTGTTGCCTCATTGCAACTTCTATTTCGTTAAGCCGCTTTACCACCAAAAGCGAACTTCTGGAGCACGATGCACAAGAAATTCAGCACAACCTTTTAATCAAAGAAAAAGCTGTTCAAAGTTTTCTGGCCGATAAACAGCAGGTTGCCAGAGCCAAACAATTTCATCTCAATCCTAATCATGCAATAGATTTTATCAAAACCTACCGCACAAACAGCGGCATAAACCTGTTAACCTACCAAAATAATGAGCTTAAATTCTGGAGTACCAATAAAGTTTCTGAAATAGATCCGGCTACAATAAAAGAAGGTAGCTCGGTTTTGTTTTTTTATAATGGCTGGTACGAGGTAATTAAAAGCACCCAGGGAAATTTTAGCTTTATTTTCCTGATCACCATTCAATCTCAATATCCTTTTAAAGAAACAAAATATTTTAAAAATGATATCGATCCAATTTTATCAACCACCAAAATATTAACGTTTGCATCTTTTACGGATAAGGATGTATATGTGATAAAAAGTTTGGACAATAAGTTTTTATTCGGACTTAAGGTTAAACCAGGTTATGCAGAAACCCATTATTCGGGTACACAATTATGGTTATTTGTTGCCGGGATGTTATGCATCTGCATGTTTTTTAATTCTTTAAGTTCGTTTATTGCCAGACGCGGACATATTGCATGGGGTACGTTTTTGTTATTGTTTTTCTTCTTAACCTTTAGGTTAACCGATTTATATTACGGTTGGTTTAACCACAGGTTTACCTTAGATCTGTTTGATCCGAGAATATATGCCGATAATTTCCTGATGCCTTCTCTGGGCGATTTTCTGTTAAATGTAATTGCATTAACCTGGCTGCTCTTGTTTATGTACAACCATAAAGAACAGTATAAGTTTCCGGGATGGATTAAGCGGAGCAAAATAATTGGAGTGGTTATTCAGGCCGGATTAATGGTGCTGATTGGTCGGATAGTTTGGGATACCGATGATATTTTCTTCGGATTGATTTTTAACTCTAAAATTAATTTCGATATCGTTAATATCCTTAAGCTCAGCGGAACCAGCTGGGTAGGCATTGTGATTTTATGTCTGGCCTGGTTTCAGATTTACCTGATCACTGCCGTTTCGGCAACAGTAAGCAGTCAGTTAAATGTTAGCAATAAAGAGCGGGTTATTATTTTTTTAATTGGTTTTGCAGGTGTGTTTATCTACAAAGTAGTGGTAGATTTTAATGCATTTTTTATCGTTTTTGCCCTGGTGTTATTTATCGTGGCGCGGGCTGTTTATTTAAAGGAAAAGAACTTTTCAATCGGCATGTTTGCCATCGTATTTTTCTGCCTGGCTTTTAATACCTCCATTAAATACACCAAGTATAAAGATATTAAAGAAAGAAGTTTACGCGAGCCTTTGGCCAGAAAAGTGCAATCATCAGAAGATCCGAATGCTATTATTGCTTTAGGTACTTTGGGTGATGAAATTGTTAAAGATAATTTTCTGACCAACTATTTTAGTCAAAACAGAAAAGGCAATTATGCCGTACTCAAAAACCACATTAAAGATTATTTAGATGGCTATTTAAACCGGTATGATTATCAGATCTATCCATACGACAGATTGGGTGCTGCGATAGAAAATTCTGATACCCCACCAATTGATAAATATAAAAACCTGGTCGAGGCCGGCTCGGTCAAGATTGATGGATCTAACTTTTTTTATCAGGTTAACAATACATTTGGTTACCAGGATTATTTTGGAATCATTTCCGTTGTAAATAATGGTAGTTTATTAGGCACACTCGTGATCGAACTCCGGTCCAAACCATATAATTATAACAATCGGCTACCCGATCTTTTGGGCGATCAAAAATTGATCAAAGATGAAGATTTTAAGGGTTATTCTATTGCCTTGTACAGCAATAATAAATTGCTTAATCAATCTGGAAATTATACCTATCCTTTAGATGGCAGCATCTTTAAGGGTAAAAAGGATGATTTTATCACGAGTAATGACAATGAACTTCGTTATAGCCATTTAATTTATAAGCCTACTAACAGTAAAATGGTGGTGATCAGCAAAGAGAAAGTTGATTATGTAGAGCGTTTGGCAGCGCTATCATTTTTCTTCCTGATATTTATCATCTTCTCCTTGTTACTGTATGGTTTAATATGGTTAATCAAAAATCTTGATGACGATAAGGTAGGCTGGTTTAGTATCAACAGGTCGTTGATGATTAACGCCAATAAGATTTTGTATAAAACCAGAATCCAGGTTTCTATTGTATTGGCCGTTGTGGCCACGCTGGTTATTGTAGGTTGGGGAACTTATTATTACATGAACAATGAGTACCGTGGACAGCAGGATGCTATATTAAAGGATAAAATAAGAAAGGTTCAACAGAATTTTGAAAAGCAGATTTTCAGTAATGGCATTATTGCAAATGATGAGAGTGCTGCTGCAGATTTTAACAACTTTGCCGATATCAATAATGCCGATTTAAATTTATACGACCTCAGTGGCAACCTGATCATGACTACCTATCCCAAACTCTATAATTATAAAATTATCGGTAAAAAAATGGGACCATATGCCTTTGCTTCTTTAGAAGGACTGCATCGGTCAGAATTTATCAACGCTGAAGAAAAAATTGGCAATTTAACCTATGCTGCTGCATATGCCCCGATTAGGAACGCTCAAAATAAAACAATTGCCTATATCGGCCTGCCGAATTACTCTACCGAAGAAGAATATACCGATAAACTGGCGCTTTTTGTGAGTAACCTGATTAATCTATATGCACTGGTGTTTGTGGCTATTGGCGTATTGGCTGTTTTTTTGGCCAATCAGATTACCAATCCCTTAACTTTTATTCAGGATAGCATTAGTAAAACTAAAATCGGGCAAAAGAACGAGCCTATTATATGGCGCAGGCATGATGAGATTGGCTCTTTAATTAAGGAGTATAACCATATGATTGCAGCCCTGGAAGATAGTGCAATTAAGCTGGCCAGATCGGAGCGGGAGAGTGCCTGGCGCGAAATGGCGAAACAGGTTGCCCACGAAATCAAAAATCCGTTGACGCCTTTAAAATTAGGTGTTCAGTTGTTGGAGAAATCGTGGAAAGAGAAAGACCCTAACTTCGAACTGAAGTTTAATAAGTTTAGCAAATCTTTTATAGAACAGATTGATAGCCTTTCGAAAATCGCTTCTGAGTTTTCTAATTTTGCCAAAATGCCCGATACCAACCTGGAGCGTCTTTCTTTACTTCCTATTATTGACCAGGCAAGAGAAGTATTTAAAAGCACTGAAAATGTAACCATTGACGTGTTAAATAAAAGCGATAAGGACATCGAAATCATGGCCGATCATGATCAGCTTCTAAGGACGTTTAATAACTTACTTAAAAATGCAATAGAAGCTATAGATGAAGAAACTTTATGCTGCATTACCATTATTGTTTACGTGGATGCAAAGAATGCATATATAGAGATAAAAGATAATGGAAAAGGTATTCCGCCTACCCTGCACGATAAAATATTTGTGCCGAACTTCACGACCAAAACATCAGGTACGGGTTTAGGCTTAGCCTTTGTTAAGCAGGCTGTAGAAAACGCAGGCGGTTCAGTTAAATTTACTTCGATAAGCGGTTTAGGAACAACGTTCTATTTGAACTTTCCTTTAGCTTAAATTAAAATAACAGGTAGAGATTTAATTAATCAGGTGGTGGGGTTTATCTCAGCTCCACTTGAGCCTTACCCATGGTATTACCGTCAGCA
This genomic interval carries:
- a CDS encoding [acyl-carrier-protein] S-malonyltransferase, which gives rise to MKAYIFPGQGAQFVGMGKDLYENPKAAALFEQANEIIGFRISDIMFSGTDEELKQTNVTQPAIFLHSVILAKVLGDDFKPDMVAGHSLGEFSALVAANALSFEDGLKLVIARANAMQKACEAQPSTMAAILGLADDVVEKICAEIDAVVVPANYNCPGQLVISGSIEGIDLACAKLTEAGAKRALKLNVGGAFHSPLMEPAKIELQAAIEATAISAPICPVYQNVDAKPYTDPTEIKGNLIKQLTGAVRWTQTVGNMLADGATEFVEVGPGNVLQGLVKKVSREVQTSSAAIA
- a CDS encoding GTP cyclohydrolase I FolE, with the protein product MSDKDVLKGESRDGYVKIDRYNEDKIEAVATHYKDILGQLGENPEREGLLKTPERVAKALQYLTHGYDLKPDEILKGAMFEEDYSQMVVVKDIEVYSMCEHHMLPFFGKAHIAYIPNGHIVGLSKIPRVVDAFARRLQVQERLTNEIRDCIQNTLNPMGVAVVMECRHLCMSMRGVQKQNSVTTTSAFTGTFLSNDKTRAEFLRLITASLD
- a CDS encoding two-component sensor histidine kinase, which translates into the protein MKMSFGVKIRFLLLVLGCCLIATSISLSRFTTKSELLEHDAQEIQHNLLIKEKAVQSFLADKQQVARAKQFHLNPNHAIDFIKTYRTNSGINLLTYQNNELKFWSTNKVSEIDPATIKEGSSVLFFYNGWYEVIKSTQGNFSFIFLITIQSQYPFKETKYFKNDIDPILSTTKILTFASFTDKDVYVIKSLDNKFLFGLKVKPGYAETHYSGTQLWLFVAGMLCICMFFNSLSSFIARRGHIAWGTFLLLFFFLTFRLTDLYYGWFNHRFTLDLFDPRIYADNFLMPSLGDFLLNVIALTWLLLFMYNHKEQYKFPGWIKRSKIIGVVIQAGLMVLIGRIVWDTDDIFFGLIFNSKINFDIVNILKLSGTSWVGIVILCLAWFQIYLITAVSATVSSQLNVSNKERVIIFLIGFAGVFIYKVVVDFNAFFIVFALVLFIVARAVYLKEKNFSIGMFAIVFFCLAFNTSIKYTKYKDIKERSLREPLARKVQSSEDPNAIIALGTLGDEIVKDNFLTNYFSQNRKGNYAVLKNHIKDYLDGYLNRYDYQIYPYDRLGAAIENSDTPPIDKYKNLVEAGSVKIDGSNFFYQVNNTFGYQDYFGIISVVNNGSLLGTLVIELRSKPYNYNNRLPDLLGDQKLIKDEDFKGYSIALYSNNKLLNQSGNYTYPLDGSIFKGKKDDFITSNDNELRYSHLIYKPTNSKMVVISKEKVDYVERLAALSFFFLIFIIFSLLLYGLIWLIKNLDDDKVGWFSINRSLMINANKILYKTRIQVSIVLAVVATLVIVGWGTYYYMNNEYRGQQDAILKDKIRKVQQNFEKQIFSNGIIANDESAAADFNNFADINNADLNLYDLSGNLIMTTYPKLYNYKIIGKKMGPYAFASLEGLHRSEFINAEEKIGNLTYAAAYAPIRNAQNKTIAYIGLPNYSTEEEYTDKLALFVSNLINLYALVFVAIGVLAVFLANQITNPLTFIQDSISKTKIGQKNEPIIWRRHDEIGSLIKEYNHMIAALEDSAIKLARSERESAWREMAKQVAHEIKNPLTPLKLGVQLLEKSWKEKDPNFELKFNKFSKSFIEQIDSLSKIASEFSNFAKMPDTNLERLSLLPIIDQAREVFKSTENVTIDVLNKSDKDIEIMADHDQLLRTFNNLLKNAIEAIDEETLCCITIIVYVDAKNAYIEIKDNGKGIPPTLHDKIFVPNFTTKTSGTGLGLAFVKQAVENAGGSVKFTSISGLGTTFYLNFPLA
- a CDS encoding futalosine hydrolase, whose product is MKTLVVAATKAELAFFYQHFNLPDGDFVESKNFDLLITGVGMVATAFALGKHLSSKYDLVVNFGIAGSFDRNLALGTVLHITEDTFAELGAENGDEFLTISDLGFGENHYTSKTHQSVSLPIAKGITVNCVTGSEKSIKNLIKRLNPTTESMEGAAVFYACKQLNVDCLQIRSISNYVEPRNKDNWKIGLAIKNLNDWAIAFVGEMN
- a CDS encoding 6-pyruvoyl tetrahydrobiopterin synthase; its protein translation is MIYITRKASFNAAHKLARTDWDDDKNNEVYGKCANPNWHGHNYWLYVTVKGEVNPETGFLVDLKWLKDVMNDYVVDKVDHKNLNLDVDFMKGKLASTENLAIEIWKQLWAPIAESGAVLHCVKIYETENNFVEYFG